The following DNA comes from Roseofilum reptotaenium CS-1145.
TCTCAGGGATTTTTTGGGCAAGTAACCCTCTAATCTGATGCTATGGTTATGCGATCGCGACCATTGAGTTGATGTTTTCAGCAAAATACCACCGAAAAAGGTCGCTATAGCGACCTTTGAGCTGCCTTGTCACCCCTTGAGGGCTCAAAGAAAAAGCGGCATCATAGGTCAAAACCATAGCGAAATAAGCTATAGGCACGGCGACCATGAGCTTCAATGATACGAATCGGCTTTTGAGCGGCCATACCAGCCTTCATCGCCCAGACAAAGGACAGAGCTAACAGAGCCAGTAGCTTAGACAGACGAGAGCCATCAGTAAAATGAGTCGATTCCAGACAAAATCCCTGGGTCTTGAGTGCCTTTTTTTTCCTGTACTGAGTCTATACATACCGGATTTGGTATTACAATTGAAGCCGTTTTATTTGCAGTTGCAGATAATCCTGGCTCGAGGCCTCTTACAGCGCTTTGCGATGTTATGGAGTACAGTTTTTAATCTTCAAATGCATGTACCACAACCTTATTCCCTATCCCTCTTTTGTCACTCTAGGCAGAGGAAAATAAGAAATTAGGGTCAAGAGAGAGGAAAGAGGTCAAGACAAACACGATTAATCAAGGAAATTAATCGTGGGAACCCCAAAGATCAGTGAGGAATAGAAAAGACCTCTAACCAATAGAGAATTAAGTTAAAGCAAACTAATTGACTATATCTCATTAAGCGCTGCCAGCTTTCACCAAATCAACCGGCGAGCTGGGTTGATTTTTCTGGTAGTCGGTGACAATTTGTCGGAAGCGATCGCCCTCAATGGTTTCCTGCTCTAATAAAATATCAACCAATTGATCCATTAGGGGGCGATGTTCCCGTAGGAGTTTGCGAGCCTGTTGATGGCAGCGCACGGCAATTTCCCGAATTTGATGGTCAATTTGGGTGGCCACTGCCTCAGAATATTCAGAACGAGTCATTAAATCTCGGCCTAAGAATACTTCATTGCCTTCACTTTCTAGGGCTAGAGGCCCCAAATCTGACATTCCTAACCGGGTGACCATTTCTCTGGCGAGTCGAGCAACTTGTTTAATATCTCCAGTAGCTCCTTTGGTCACTTCTGCATAACCAAAAACTTCTTCTTCAGCAGCCCTTCCCCCAAGAAGAACAGTAATCATATCAAGCATCCACGCACGAGAGCGCAAGCCACTATCTAAGTCTTCTTCATTCAAGACCCCTTGAGCAAATCCGCCAATTCCTCCAGATCTAGGAATAATCGTGACTTTGTTCAGAGGATCAGCATTTTTGAGCAGGGTCATTAATAAAGCATGGCCAATTTCATGATAGGCAATGATGCGCTTTTTCTTGCTATCAAGTAGGGGTTTAAGGCTCATACCAATACTGATGCGATCGATCGCATCCTCCACTTCCAGAGGAGTTATGGCTTCCTTGCGTCGTCTGGCGGTGAGGATAGCAGCTTCATTAAGAACGTTGGCTAGATCAGCACCGGAAAATCCAGGGGTACGTCGGGCGATAAGCTCTAAAGAGACATCAGCCGAAACTTTCTTATCGCGAGCATGAACCTCTAAAATCCCTAACCGGCCTTTATACGTCGGCAAATCGACCATTACTTGACGGTCAAACCTGCCAGGACGCAAGAGAGCCTGATCCAGCACATCCGGGCGGTTCGTAGCGGCAATGATGATAATGCCACTGTTGCCTTCAAACCCATCCATTTCTGTCAACAATTGGTTGAGGGTTTGTTCCCGTTCATCATTACCTCCGCCAATACCTGTACCCCGTTGACGACCAACGGCATCAATTTCATCGATAAAGACTAAACAGGGAGCATTTTCCTTGGCTTTCTTAAACAAATCTCGTACCCGCGAAGCGCCCACACCGACAAACATCTCTACGAACTCGGAACCGGAAATGCTGAAAAAGGGAACTCCTGCTTCACCGGCGATCGCCTTAGCCATCAGGGTTTTCCCGGTTCCGGGAGGCCCGACTAATAACACTCCTCTAGGGATTTTCGCGCCAATGGCTGTAAACCGCTCCGGTTGTTTTAAGAAGGTGACGACTTCTTGTAACTCTTCCTTGGCTTCTTCCACTCCAGCGACATCATTAAACACCACTCCAGTTTTGGCTTCCATCTGGAATTTGGCCTTAGATTTGCCGAAGCTTAATGCATTGCCCGCCGACTGAGAAGAGCGCTTAATGATCATCATTAATCCAATGACCACCAACAGGATTAACAACAAATTGGCTACACTACTGACCACCATGCGATTATCCGCGCTGGCTTGTTCCCCAAACTTCACCTTATTGGCCTTGAGTTCTTCAATCAATTCAGGATTACGCTCAAAAATGATGACCTCTTGTTTGGTTTGCGATCCGTCTAAGGTCACTTGAGCGCGGTTCTTCGTGGGGTCAATTTCTACAAACTCTACCTCTCCCGCTTCAATTTTTTCCAACAATTGGGTATAACTAAGCTGCTGGGACTGAGCCTGGACTGGACGATTTAAGAAACTCCAGGTGAACAGTAAGGAACTGCTCAGGGCCAAAGTCGCGCCCAGGGACATTCCTTTGCGTTTGAAGGTTTGAGCCATAGTTTTGAATTGAGAACTGTTCATAGCGTCAGATCAGGTGGTGCGATCGCCCAAAAATAGATTAGTGGATAATTTTAGTGTAACTGGGGAATGGGGAATGGGGGAAAGGTAATAGGCAATAGGCAACAAGCGATCTCCGTGTCCCCGTGTCCCCGTGTTCCCCCTATCCCCCTATCCTCCTATCTCCCCATCCTCGGATGACTCCTTGACCGCGCAGTAAGCCGGTATTCGCTCCGGGGCAGATATATTCTAGGGGTTTATCTTTGAATATATCTAACAACCGTTCGACGCTAGTTAATTGTCGCTTCCAGTGGAAAGTTTTGCTCGTGCGTAGAGGGGTGGGATGGCCTTGGGCATTGGGGAGTAGATGGCGACCGGTAAATAAGATTCCCCCTAGGGCCCGATCGTAGAGACACGATGATCCGGGAGAATGGCCCGGAGTCCATAAGGCTTGGATTTGTTCGTCAGAAAACGTTAATTCGTGCTGGAATGGGGTTACACTCAAATTGGGTAAAAGATAAGCCTCCTGTTCTTGGATGATAACTTCACAGTTAAACATTTGTTGAATTTCACGAACTTTGGCGATCGCTCCCCGATGGGTCAAAAACAGGAACTTTACTCCTCCTTGGTTTTGTAAGAAGTCTTGGTTTGTCTGATTCCAAGCGGGACAGTCAATGAGGATATTCGCTGAGTTACCTACAATAAAATAGGAGGTTGCGCCCAAGGTCTCTCGATTAGGGGGAAAGGCAAATCGGTTTTCTAAAATAACTTTAGGTTGTTTTGGAGGCTGGCTCTGCTCCTTGGGATTTGCATGATTTAAAGATGCCATGACTTTGTTATTTCTATTGTTGCTTGGACTGATCACTTATTTTATTGTGCAGCGTGGTGTGGCCAGCAGCACAAGCACTCCGGTGTGGATCTTGTGGTTGGTGATGATGACTCCGGCCTTGGCCTGGACAGTGTGGATATGGGTTCAAGGGGAAGATCAACCGCCGCCTTTGGGGGTGATGATTGCCTTGTTTGTTTTCTCTTCTCTGTTGTATTTGTATCTGATTCAGGTCGGCCGGTCTTCGCCACCGAATCGGGATACTGCTGAGTCAGAGCAGGAGTCCAAGGTTGCCCCTCCCCCTGCCTTGACCGTGGAAGAACAGCGCCAATTGCAACAGTGTTTTCCGTGGTCTGCCTATGCTCTCCATGAGACGGAATGTAAGGGCCAGGTGGTGGTTTGTCGCGGTCAGTTGCGTACCTCTTCAGACGTAGCCTATCAGACAGTGCGGGAGAAAATCGAGGCTCACTTTGGCGATCGCTTTTTGATTGTGTTTCAAGAAGGGTTTGAAGATAAGCCATTTTTTGTCTTGATTCCCAATCCCCAGTTTCAGGCAAAATCTGCCC
Coding sequences within:
- the ftsH gene encoding ATP-dependent zinc metalloprotease FtsH, which translates into the protein MNSSQFKTMAQTFKRKGMSLGATLALSSSLLFTWSFLNRPVQAQSQQLSYTQLLEKIEAGEVEFVEIDPTKNRAQVTLDGSQTKQEVIIFERNPELIEELKANKVKFGEQASADNRMVVSSVANLLLILLVVIGLMMIIKRSSQSAGNALSFGKSKAKFQMEAKTGVVFNDVAGVEEAKEELQEVVTFLKQPERFTAIGAKIPRGVLLVGPPGTGKTLMAKAIAGEAGVPFFSISGSEFVEMFVGVGASRVRDLFKKAKENAPCLVFIDEIDAVGRQRGTGIGGGNDEREQTLNQLLTEMDGFEGNSGIIIIAATNRPDVLDQALLRPGRFDRQVMVDLPTYKGRLGILEVHARDKKVSADVSLELIARRTPGFSGADLANVLNEAAILTARRRKEAITPLEVEDAIDRISIGMSLKPLLDSKKKRIIAYHEIGHALLMTLLKNADPLNKVTIIPRSGGIGGFAQGVLNEEDLDSGLRSRAWMLDMITVLLGGRAAEEEVFGYAEVTKGATGDIKQVARLAREMVTRLGMSDLGPLALESEGNEVFLGRDLMTRSEYSEAVATQIDHQIREIAVRCHQQARKLLREHRPLMDQLVDILLEQETIEGDRFRQIVTDYQKNQPSSPVDLVKAGSA
- a CDS encoding MBL fold metallo-hydrolase, producing MASLNHANPKEQSQPPKQPKVILENRFAFPPNRETLGATSYFIVGNSANILIDCPAWNQTNQDFLQNQGGVKFLFLTHRGAIAKVREIQQMFNCEVIIQEQEAYLLPNLSVTPFQHELTFSDEQIQALWTPGHSPGSSCLYDRALGGILFTGRHLLPNAQGHPTPLRTSKTFHWKRQLTSVERLLDIFKDKPLEYICPGANTGLLRGQGVIRGWGDRRIGG